A portion of the bacterium genome contains these proteins:
- a CDS encoding EamA family transporter has protein sequence MHCRTSTMLGIFSLATWAMLPVMAAWLGPVPAMQLNMLAFTTAFILYLVIWKFERAPIGSYFKLKPHVWGIGLVGIFGFHMVYFLAFKHAPSVEAFLIVEFWPLLLLIFSALFGGTKLKTEHYIGAALALAGVLLAITKGDWNALFFVWKPGHALALLAAVIWSGYSVMNKRFSSDIPGHAVGMFCGLAAVLSGICHFVFEAWQPLSPLQWIVIAVMGALPMGISFVWWQHGMQKGNMALLGILAFAITVIGTLLLVLFGYAPFSIAIVFATVLVTLGGIMGSGITPASLKKAKDDIMDESVHP, from the coding sequence ATGCATTGCCGTACATCCACCATGCTGGGTATTTTTTCACTCGCCACCTGGGCCATGCTGCCCGTGATGGCGGCGTGGCTCGGGCCGGTGCCCGCGATGCAGCTCAACATGCTGGCATTCACCACGGCGTTTATCCTGTATCTGGTGATCTGGAAATTCGAGCGCGCGCCCATCGGCAGCTATTTCAAACTGAAGCCGCATGTGTGGGGCATCGGGCTGGTCGGGATATTCGGGTTCCACATGGTGTATTTCCTGGCGTTCAAGCATGCGCCTTCGGTGGAAGCCTTTTTGATCGTCGAGTTCTGGCCGCTGCTGCTGCTGATTTTCTCCGCCCTGTTCGGCGGCACGAAACTGAAGACGGAACATTATATCGGCGCGGCGCTGGCGCTGGCTGGCGTGCTGCTGGCGATCACCAAGGGTGACTGGAACGCGTTGTTTTTCGTGTGGAAGCCTGGGCATGCGCTGGCGCTGCTGGCGGCGGTGATCTGGTCGGGCTATTCGGTGATGAACAAGCGTTTTTCAAGCGACATTCCCGGCCATGCGGTGGGGATGTTCTGCGGGCTGGCGGCGGTGCTTTCGGGCATCTGCCATTTCGTGTTCGAAGCGTGGCAGCCGCTTTCTCCTCTGCAATGGATTGTGATTGCCGTGATGGGAGCGCTGCCGATGGGTATTTCCTTCGTCTGGTGGCAGCATGGCATGCAGAAGGGCAATATGGCGCTGCTTGGTATTCTCGCATTCGCCATCACGGTGATCGGCACCTTGCTGCTGGTGCTGTTCGGCTATGCGCCCTTCTCTATCGCGATTGTGTTTGCCACCGTTCTGGTAACGCTTGGGGGCATCATGGGCAGCGGCATTACGCCCGCTTCGCTGAAGAAGGCGAAGGATGACATCATGGATGAATCGGTGCATCCGTAA
- a CDS encoding competence/damage-inducible protein A yields the protein MQQNNPTACLLIIGNEILSGRTQDKNLNYLAKKLSEHGVRLQEVRVIPDIEATIIATIRQCMTGFDYVFTTGGIGPTHDDITADCVAKAVGVGIGEHPAAAKILRDHYGDQITEARLRMARIPEGAGLIDNPISLAPGFHIKNIFVMAGVPSIMQAMLDNVLPMLRKGEAIQSVAVSAILPESRMAAGLAAIQKDHADIDIGSYPLMSEGKFATTIILRGTNKASINAAAEKVRAMMRGLGQEPIERDLAA from the coding sequence ATGCAACAAAACAACCCCACCGCCTGCCTGCTGATCATCGGCAACGAGATACTTTCCGGCCGCACGCAGGATAAAAACCTGAATTATCTGGCAAAAAAACTGTCCGAACATGGGGTGCGGCTGCAGGAAGTCCGCGTGATTCCCGATATCGAGGCCACGATTATAGCCACCATACGCCAGTGCATGACAGGGTTTGACTATGTTTTCACCACCGGCGGCATAGGCCCCACGCATGATGACATCACGGCCGATTGTGTTGCTAAAGCCGTTGGAGTGGGCATTGGCGAGCACCCCGCCGCCGCCAAAATCCTGCGCGATCACTACGGCGACCAGATTACCGAAGCCCGGCTACGCATGGCGCGCATCCCGGAAGGCGCAGGCCTGATTGACAACCCCATCAGCCTTGCGCCAGGTTTTCACATCAAAAACATCTTTGTCATGGCCGGGGTGCCTTCCATCATGCAGGCCATGCTGGATAATGTGCTGCCCATGCTCCGCAAGGGCGAGGCCATCCAATCCGTCGCTGTCAGCGCCATCCTGCCGGAAAGCCGCATGGCCGCGGGCCTTGCCGCCATTCAGAAGGACCATGCGGATATCGACATCGGCAGCTACCCACTGATGAGCGAAGGCAAATTCGCCACCACCATCATCCTGCGCGGCACGAACAAAGCCTCCATCAATGCCGCCGCCGAAAAGGTGCGCGCGATGATGCGTGGGTTAGGGCAGGAGCCGATTGAGCGCGATCTGGCCGCCTGA
- the map gene encoding type I methionyl aminopeptidase yields the protein MRKAGRLAAEVLDAVAAKVAPGVTTEELNQFCHEMIVGRGAVPAPLGYRGFPKSICTSVNHVVCHGIPSDDKALKDGDCLNIDVTVIVDGWHGDTSRIYWVGEVNQKVKRLTQVTYDAMMLGIEQVKPGAQLGDIGHAIQTYAEKHGYSIVRDYCGHGLGKIFHTAPNILHYGKPGTGLRLEEGMFFTIEPMINAGKAATKLSDHDGWTVTTRDRSLSCQFEHSLAVTKDGFEIFTTSPKGMHCPPYGA from the coding sequence ATGCGCAAAGCAGGCCGACTGGCGGCGGAAGTGCTGGATGCGGTTGCCGCTAAGGTAGCCCCCGGCGTGACGACGGAAGAGCTGAACCAGTTCTGCCATGAAATGATTGTGGGCCGGGGCGCCGTTCCCGCGCCGCTGGGTTATCGCGGGTTTCCCAAATCCATCTGCACCTCGGTGAACCATGTGGTGTGCCACGGTATTCCGTCCGACGACAAGGCGCTGAAGGATGGCGATTGCCTGAATATCGATGTCACCGTCATCGTGGATGGCTGGCATGGCGATACCAGCCGCATCTACTGGGTGGGCGAAGTAAACCAGAAGGTGAAACGCCTGACGCAGGTGACCTATGACGCCATGATGCTCGGCATTGAGCAGGTGAAGCCCGGCGCGCAGCTCGGCGATATCGGGCATGCGATCCAGACTTACGCCGAGAAGCACGGCTATTCCATCGTGCGGGATTATTGCGGGCACGGGCTCGGCAAGATATTCCACACCGCGCCCAACATTCTGCATTACGGCAAACCGGGCACGGGGCTCCGGCTGGAGGAAGGCATGTTCTTCACCATCGAGCCCATGATCAACGCGGGCAAGGCCGCCACCAAACTCAGCGACCATGACGGCTGGACGGTGACGACGCGCGACCGCTCCCTCTCCTGCCAGTTCGAGCATTCCCTGGCGGTGACGAAAGACGGGTTTGAGATATTCACGACCTCCCCCAAGGGCATGCACTGCCCGCCTTACGGCGCATAG
- the radC gene encoding DNA repair protein RadC — MAAKAHTLSLALTEDAAAVEPAKKPKTEKPHFTGHRQRLRERFLKSMGSDLHDYEIIEMLLFAAHPRGDTKPLAKKLIAKFGSLQGVLGAGSKALMEVEGVSEASATSLCLVHSACERYLGARMMNKTVLSNWEDLLDYCRLSMGHLKEEQFRIFYLNKANALIANELQQKGSVDHAPVYVREVVKRALEIGATAMILCHNHPSGLAKPSRADADITKLIADAGKPLGLVVHDHVIITQHGYFSMKSNGMI; from the coding sequence ATGGCGGCCAAAGCCCACACGCTTTCGCTGGCCTTGACGGAGGATGCGGCGGCAGTTGAACCCGCCAAAAAACCCAAAACGGAAAAGCCGCATTTCACCGGGCACAGGCAGCGGCTGCGTGAGCGCTTTTTGAAAAGCATGGGCAGCGATCTGCATGATTACGAGATCATCGAGATGCTATTATTCGCCGCGCATCCGCGCGGGGATACCAAACCGCTGGCCAAAAAGCTGATTGCCAAGTTCGGCAGCCTTCAGGGGGTGCTCGGCGCGGGCAGCAAAGCGCTGATGGAAGTGGAAGGCGTGAGCGAGGCTTCCGCCACGTCGCTGTGCCTGGTGCATTCGGCCTGCGAGCGTTACCTCGGCGCACGGATGATGAACAAGACGGTGCTTTCCAACTGGGAAGACCTGCTGGATTACTGCCGCCTGAGCATGGGGCACCTGAAGGAAGAGCAGTTCCGCATCTTCTACCTCAACAAGGCCAATGCGCTGATTGCCAATGAGCTGCAGCAGAAGGGATCCGTTGACCATGCGCCCGTGTATGTGCGCGAGGTGGTGAAGCGGGCGCTGGAAATCGGCGCGACCGCCATGATCCTCTGCCATAACCACCCGAGCGGGCTGGCCAAGCCATCGCGTGCGGACGCGGACATCACCAAGCTCATCGCGGATGCCGGAAAGCCGCTCGGGCTGGTGGTGCATGACCATGTCATCATTACCCAGCATGGGTATTTCTCCATGAAATCGAATGGAATGATTTAG
- a CDS encoding DUF2748 domain-containing protein, with product MSNVYDVLAQRPALSRETLFVELEELAERLVKSGRFRVDAGDRINFIRFSHPAWGIYKIFSKRELTDPKLVPVTLRYLQELLEKRYEPHELEAEAKNELARLQREIGKFIEVPEETEMKLARAIVQATHPAVMMLILWEEVQVFVAYGHTVGDMLDIEGWQKMGSSSGLQSTAGRRDYCIYTSAGGDPFHTGEHASPHDGQAALARLMVIAAQEMGHFADIRRGSLGEPVSRHSANISVTQATDQVRLARLNDLKHAKQLQQQLAKLGLDEGMKLEQSAQFYAKHRAKDRIAKSSAGKAKRYHQRFLAKALKSGFVWLKQMPASSQPMTDIGRMLDDMLFNLAPEAEAYRRADPVVQEAIACAEALARVPQQAVKWSHKITIALWPAMYNIYYGQVIPAVVASYEQISGQKYRFSYTKPAPARRIWWKFWR from the coding sequence ATGTCCAATGTCTATGACGTACTGGCGCAACGCCCGGCGCTGAGCAGGGAAACGCTCTTTGTCGAGCTGGAGGAGCTGGCCGAGCGGCTGGTGAAATCCGGCCGGTTTCGCGTGGATGCGGGTGACCGCATCAATTTCATCCGCTTTTCTCACCCTGCTTGGGGCATTTATAAGATTTTCAGCAAGCGCGAATTGACCGACCCCAAGCTGGTGCCGGTGACCCTGCGCTATCTCCAGGAACTGCTCGAGAAACGTTACGAACCGCACGAGCTGGAAGCGGAGGCGAAGAACGAGCTGGCGCGGCTACAACGCGAGATCGGCAAATTCATCGAGGTGCCAGAGGAAACGGAGATGAAGCTGGCGCGCGCCATCGTGCAGGCCACGCACCCGGCCGTGATGATGCTGATCCTCTGGGAAGAGGTGCAGGTGTTCGTGGCATACGGACATACGGTGGGCGATATGCTCGACATTGAAGGCTGGCAGAAGATGGGCAGCAGCAGCGGGCTGCAAAGCACGGCCGGGCGGCGGGATTATTGCATCTACACCTCCGCCGGGGGCGACCCGTTTCATACAGGGGAGCATGCCAGCCCGCATGATGGGCAGGCCGCACTGGCACGGCTGATGGTGATCGCCGCGCAGGAAATGGGGCATTTCGCCGATATCCGCCGCGGCAGCCTGGGTGAGCCGGTATCGCGCCATTCAGCCAATATCTCCGTCACGCAAGCCACGGATCAGGTGCGGCTTGCACGGCTGAACGACCTGAAACATGCCAAACAACTGCAGCAACAGCTTGCAAAACTGGGGCTGGATGAAGGGATGAAACTCGAACAGTCGGCCCAGTTTTATGCCAAGCACCGCGCGAAAGACCGTATCGCCAAAAGCAGCGCGGGCAAGGCCAAACGCTATCATCAGCGGTTTCTGGCCAAGGCGCTGAAATCCGGCTTTGTCTGGCTGAAGCAGATGCCGGCCTCTTCGCAGCCGATGACCGATATCGGGCGGATGCTGGATGACATGCTGTTCAACCTCGCCCCGGAAGCAGAGGCCTACCGCCGAGCAGACCCCGTGGTGCAGGAGGCCATCGCCTGCGCCGAAGCCCTCGCCCGCGTGCCGCAGCAGGCGGTGAAATGGAGCCATAAAATCACCATCGCCCTATGGCCTGCGATGTACAATATCTATTACGGCCAGGTGATTCCCGCCGTGGTGGCAAGTTATGAACAGATTTCCGGGCAAAAATACCGTTTTAGCTATACAAAACCGGCACCTGCGCGGCGAATCTGGTGGAAGTTCTGGCGTTGA
- a CDS encoding aldehyde dehydrogenase family protein produces MGANAKQTTGSNPTALIDAELAKINSPIKLKAQYDNFIGGDWVKPAGGQYFDNLSPITGHHYTKAARSDAKDIERALDAAHKAKDAWGKTSPAERSRILNAIADRMEQHIDTLALVETWDNGKPLRESRFGDLPLSIDHFRYFASCVRTQEGSISEIDHETVAYHYHEPLGVVGQIIPWNFPLLMAAWKLAPALAAGNCIVIKPAEQTPVSILVMMELIADILPAGVVNVVNGFGVEAGKPLAQSPRIAKVAFTGETSTGKLIMQYASENIIPVTLELGGKSPNIFFGDIADDEVLFDKAMEGFAMFALSQGQACTCPSRAFVDAKIYDKFMEKAVKRVKAIVQGNPLELTTQMGAQASQEQLDKIVSYFDIGRKEGANVLLGGTRIQLGGDLADGYYVSPTIFEGNNKMRVFQEEIFGPVVSVTPFKSADEVLAMANDSIYGLASAVWTRNVHTAHHVARSLQAGRVWVNAYHLYPAHAAFGGYKQSGIGRETHKMMLEHYQQTKNVIMSFKREALGYF; encoded by the coding sequence ATGGGCGCGAATGCAAAGCAGACCACCGGCAGCAACCCTACCGCTCTCATCGATGCCGAGCTGGCGAAGATCAACAGCCCTATCAAGCTGAAAGCACAATACGACAATTTCATCGGCGGTGACTGGGTGAAGCCTGCTGGCGGGCAGTATTTCGACAATCTGTCGCCCATTACCGGCCATCATTACACCAAAGCGGCACGTTCGGACGCCAAGGATATTGAGCGCGCGCTGGATGCAGCGCATAAGGCGAAAGACGCCTGGGGCAAAACGTCGCCCGCCGAGCGCAGCCGTATATTAAACGCCATCGCCGACCGCATGGAACAGCATATCGACACGCTGGCGCTTGTAGAAACCTGGGACAATGGCAAGCCGCTGCGTGAAAGCCGCTTCGGCGATCTGCCGCTTTCCATCGACCATTTTCGTTATTTCGCATCCTGCGTCCGCACGCAGGAAGGCAGTATTTCCGAGATCGACCATGAGACGGTGGCCTATCATTACCATGAGCCGCTGGGCGTGGTGGGGCAGATCATTCCCTGGAACTTTCCGCTACTGATGGCGGCGTGGAAGCTGGCGCCCGCGCTGGCCGCAGGTAACTGTATCGTCATCAAACCCGCAGAGCAGACGCCGGTTTCCATCCTGGTGATGATGGAACTGATCGCCGACATTCTGCCTGCGGGTGTGGTGAATGTAGTGAACGGCTTCGGCGTAGAGGCGGGCAAACCACTGGCGCAAAGCCCGCGGATTGCCAAGGTGGCCTTTACGGGCGAGACCTCCACCGGCAAGCTAATCATGCAATATGCGTCGGAGAACATCATTCCGGTGACGCTGGAACTGGGCGGCAAATCGCCCAACATCTTCTTCGGCGATATTGCCGATGACGAGGTGCTGTTCGACAAGGCGATGGAAGGGTTCGCGATGTTCGCGCTTTCCCAGGGCCAGGCATGCACCTGCCCGTCCCGCGCGTTTGTGGATGCGAAAATCTATGACAAGTTCATGGAAAAGGCGGTGAAGCGCGTCAAAGCCATCGTGCAGGGCAACCCGCTGGAACTGACGACGCAAATGGGCGCGCAGGCCTCGCAAGAGCAGCTGGACAAAATCGTCAGCTATTTCGATATCGGCCGCAAGGAAGGCGCGAACGTGCTGCTGGGCGGCACGCGCATCCAGCTGGGCGGCGATCTGGCGGACGGCTATTATGTGAGCCCGACCATCTTCGAGGGCAATAACAAGATGCGCGTCTTCCAAGAGGAGATCTTTGGCCCGGTTGTGTCGGTGACGCCGTTCAAGAGCGCCGATGAGGTGCTTGCTATGGCTAATGATTCCATCTACGGCCTGGCCAGCGCGGTGTGGACGCGTAACGTGCATACGGCGCACCATGTGGCGCGGAGCCTGCAGGCGGGGCGCGTGTGGGTGAATGCCTACCACCTGTACCCGGCGCACGCGGCGTTTGGGGGCTATAAACAGTCCGGAATCGGGCGTGAAACGCATAAAATGATGCTGGAACATTACCAGCAGACGAAAAATGTTATCATGAGCTTTAAACGTGAGGCTCTGGGCTATTTTTAA
- the aroC gene encoding chorismate synthase, translating to MSHNTFGHLFRVTTWGESHGPAIGCVVDGCPSLIALSEDDIQPYLDARKPGQSRYTTQRKEEDKVRILSGTFEGKTTGTPISLLIENTDQRSKDYGEIKDSFRPGHADYTYHTKYGIRDYRGGGRSSARETAMRVAAGAIARKILKGVTIRGALVQMGDDAITRKNWSWKETANNPFWCPDKKAAERWAEKLDAIRKSGSSTGAVIEVVAEGVPAGLGAPIYGKLDADLASAMMSINAVKGVEIGDGFCAAALRGEENADEMRMDAKGRVSFKSNHAGGILGGISTGQPIVVRFAVKPTSSILTPVESINAKGKNITLQTKGRHDPCVGIRAVPVGEAMMACILADHLLRHRAYEK from the coding sequence ATGTCTCACAATACATTCGGCCATCTCTTTCGCGTCACCACCTGGGGCGAGAGTCATGGTCCCGCCATCGGCTGCGTGGTGGATGGCTGCCCGTCGCTGATCGCGCTGAGCGAGGATGACATTCAGCCCTATCTGGATGCGCGCAAGCCCGGTCAGTCCCGCTATACCACCCAGCGCAAGGAGGAGGACAAGGTCCGCATCCTTTCCGGCACCTTCGAGGGCAAAACCACCGGCACGCCTATCAGCCTGCTGATCGAGAATACCGACCAGCGCAGCAAGGATTACGGCGAGATCAAAGACTCTTTCCGCCCCGGCCATGCGGATTACACCTACCACACCAAATACGGCATCCGTGATTATCGTGGCGGCGGCCGCTCCAGCGCGCGGGAAACCGCCATGCGTGTGGCCGCAGGTGCCATTGCCCGCAAAATTCTGAAAGGCGTCACCATCCGTGGCGCCCTGGTGCAGATGGGCGATGATGCCATTACCCGTAAGAACTGGAGCTGGAAGGAAACCGCCAACAATCCTTTCTGGTGCCCGGACAAGAAGGCTGCCGAACGCTGGGCGGAAAAACTGGATGCCATTCGTAAAAGCGGTTCTTCCACGGGTGCGGTGATTGAGGTGGTGGCCGAAGGCGTCCCGGCGGGGCTGGGCGCGCCTATCTATGGAAAACTGGATGCCGACCTGGCCAGCGCCATGATGAGCATTAACGCCGTCAAGGGCGTGGAAATCGGCGATGGATTTTGCGCCGCCGCCTTGCGTGGCGAAGAAAATGCCGATGAGATGCGCATGGATGCCAAGGGCAGAGTTAGCTTCAAAAGCAACCACGCCGGGGGCATTCTGGGTGGCATTTCAACCGGCCAGCCTATTGTGGTGCGTTTTGCGGTTAAGCCCACCAGTTCCATCCTTACGCCGGTGGAAAGCATCAACGCCAAAGGCAAGAATATCACGCTGCAAACCAAAGGGCGGCACGACCCCTGCGTAGGCATTCGCGCCGTGCCGGTAGGCGAGGCCATGATGGCTTGCATCCTGGCCGATCACCTTTTGCGCCACCGCGCCTACGAAAAATAA
- the fabI gene encoding enoyl-ACP reductase FabI, with the protein MAGQLLAGKKGLILGVANDKSIAWGIAKAAAEHGADLAFTFQGEALEKRVRPLADSIGSKFVLPCDVTDTASMDAVFAAIEKQWGKLDFLVHAVAYSDKNELKGQYVDTSLDNFLLTMNVSCYSFTALAQRARKLMTDGGSMVTLTYYGAERVMPHYNVMGVAKAALEASVRYLAVDLGGENIRVNAISAGPIKTLAASGIGDFRYILKWNEYNSPLRRNTTLEDVAGSGLFLLSELGSGTTGEVLHVDSGYHVVGMKRPDAPDMSIQPADQAA; encoded by the coding sequence GTGGCGGGACAGTTGCTTGCAGGTAAAAAAGGCCTGATTCTTGGCGTTGCCAATGACAAATCCATCGCCTGGGGCATTGCGAAAGCAGCCGCCGAGCATGGGGCCGATCTGGCCTTTACCTTTCAGGGAGAAGCCCTGGAAAAACGGGTCCGCCCCTTGGCAGATTCTATCGGCAGTAAATTTGTCCTGCCATGCGATGTGACGGATACGGCGTCAATGGATGCCGTGTTTGCCGCCATTGAAAAACAATGGGGCAAGCTGGATTTTCTCGTTCACGCGGTGGCCTATTCCGACAAAAACGAGCTCAAGGGCCAGTATGTCGATACCTCGCTGGACAACTTCCTGCTCACCATGAATGTCTCCTGCTATTCCTTCACCGCCCTGGCGCAGCGTGCCCGCAAGCTGATGACCGATGGTGGCAGCATGGTAACGCTCACCTATTATGGCGCCGAGCGCGTCATGCCGCATTACAACGTCATGGGCGTGGCCAAGGCCGCGCTGGAAGCCAGCGTGCGCTACCTGGCCGTAGACCTGGGCGGCGAGAATATCCGCGTCAACGCCATTTCCGCCGGACCCATCAAAACGCTGGCCGCTTCCGGCATTGGCGATTTCCGCTATATTCTGAAATGGAACGAATACAATTCTCCGCTCCGCCGCAACACCACGCTGGAAGATGTCGCGGGCAGCGGGTTGTTCCTGCTCAGCGAGCTCGGCAGCGGCACCACGGGCGAAGTGCTGCACGTGGATTCCGGCTATCATGTGGTAGGCATGAAGCGCCCCGATGCGCCGGACATGAGCATCCAGCCGGCCGATCAAGCGGCGTAA
- a CDS encoding glycine zipper 2TM domain-containing protein, with protein MKKLAAISLSVLLLAGCSQNGGYDGRFTKSDAGTVLGGVGGAVVGAQFGKGNGRLATTAVGALLGAALGNSIGASLDRVDTMYHERAAQTAFESNRSGTAATWSNPDTGHSGSITPLNVSQRSNGEYCREYRQTIKVGGKSQEGYGTACRQPDGSWQVVN; from the coding sequence ATGAAAAAACTCGCAGCAATTTCCTTGTCGGTTCTGCTTCTGGCGGGCTGTTCACAAAACGGCGGTTACGATGGCCGCTTCACCAAATCCGACGCCGGCACGGTGCTCGGTGGCGTGGGCGGTGCCGTGGTCGGCGCCCAGTTTGGCAAAGGTAACGGCCGTCTGGCAACCACTGCCGTGGGCGCGCTGCTTGGTGCAGCCCTGGGTAACTCCATCGGCGCATCGCTGGACCGCGTAGACACCATGTACCATGAGCGTGCTGCCCAGACGGCCTTTGAAAGCAACCGCTCCGGCACGGCCGCAACCTGGTCCAACCCGGATACCGGCCACTCCGGCTCCATCACTCCGCTCAATGTCAGCCAGCGCAGCAACGGCGAATATTGCCGTGAATACCGCCAGACCATCAAGGTCGGTGGCAAGTCGCAGGAAGGTTACGGCACCGCATGCCGTCAGCCGGATGGCAGCTGGCAAGTCGTCAACTAA
- the plsY gene encoding glycerol-3-phosphate 1-O-acyltransferase PlsY, whose amino-acid sequence MLFFIIIAFSYLLGSIPFGLLVTKFGGEGDIRTIGSGNIGATNVLRTGRKGLAIATLLLDTVKGMAAVWIAQTYAPEVAMWAGLAALIGHVFPVWLKFKGGKGVATSLGILLALEPLLGLFCALTWLATFFAFRISSLSALVAAAFAPLFAFILLGDEPVWLMTLFMSLLLIIRHKANIVRLLHGEEGKSKLKNGHA is encoded by the coding sequence ATGCTGTTTTTCATTATCATTGCCTTCTCCTACCTGCTGGGGAGCATTCCCTTCGGGCTACTGGTCACCAAATTCGGCGGCGAAGGCGATATCCGCACTATCGGCTCAGGCAATATCGGCGCAACCAACGTGCTGCGCACGGGGCGCAAGGGGCTTGCCATCGCCACGCTGCTGCTGGACACGGTCAAGGGCATGGCAGCCGTCTGGATTGCCCAGACCTATGCGCCGGAGGTGGCCATGTGGGCTGGACTGGCCGCACTGATCGGCCATGTGTTTCCGGTGTGGCTGAAATTCAAGGGCGGCAAGGGCGTGGCAACAAGCCTCGGCATTTTACTCGCGTTGGAGCCTCTGCTCGGTCTTTTCTGCGCGCTGACATGGCTGGCAACCTTTTTTGCCTTTCGCATCTCCTCTCTCTCCGCGCTGGTGGCAGCGGCCTTTGCCCCGCTTTTTGCCTTTATTCTGCTTGGTGATGAGCCGGTGTGGCTGATGACGCTGTTTATGAGCCTGCTGCTGATCATTCGCCATAAGGCCAATATCGTACGGCTGCTGCATGGCGAGGAAGGCAAATCCAAGCTCAAGAACGGTCACGCGTAA
- the dprA gene encoding DNA-protecting protein DprA, whose translation MRYPSLTQVDRLSLLRILRSSGIGAVQFFKYWQKTGGDAGAILQMLGGKAASDTACRKEMEQAQKLGAKLIAYGEADYPEGLTEIYDAPPLMMALGNAALLRARPMVAIVGARNASVAGKAFARQIAEGLAASGVTVVSGFARGVDGAAHAGAMNGRTVGVFGVGIDCTYPDQHKELRQEMLAKGNCFVSELPFGTGPLAKNFPARNRIIAAMSDAVVVIEASLQSGSLITANMALEMGKEIFAVPGFPTDSRHHGANHLIKHGANLLESHQEILDFLANRRVSVPMVQAAAMSPPAANDGAADTVRGAILGALSSTPVSIDELAKACQLSIPATVAELIKLELDGQIERLPGQRVMRAGR comes from the coding sequence GTGCGTTACCCTTCCCTGACCCAGGTAGACAGGCTTTCTCTATTACGCATTCTGCGCAGCAGCGGCATTGGGGCGGTGCAGTTTTTCAAATACTGGCAGAAAACAGGCGGCGATGCCGGGGCCATTCTGCAGATGCTTGGCGGCAAGGCTGCAAGCGATACGGCTTGCCGTAAAGAAATGGAACAGGCGCAGAAGCTTGGTGCAAAGCTGATTGCCTATGGCGAAGCGGATTATCCGGAAGGATTGACGGAAATCTATGACGCCCCTCCCCTTATGATGGCGCTTGGCAATGCGGCCTTGTTGCGGGCCAGGCCGATGGTGGCGATTGTGGGGGCGCGGAACGCATCGGTGGCGGGCAAAGCATTCGCCCGGCAGATTGCCGAAGGGCTGGCAGCGAGTGGCGTGACGGTGGTCTCCGGCTTCGCACGTGGGGTGGACGGCGCGGCGCATGCGGGGGCGATGAACGGCAGGACGGTCGGCGTGTTCGGCGTGGGGATCGATTGCACCTACCCCGACCAGCACAAGGAACTGCGGCAGGAAATGCTGGCCAAGGGCAATTGCTTTGTCAGTGAGCTGCCGTTTGGCACCGGGCCGCTGGCGAAGAACTTCCCAGCGCGCAACCGCATCATCGCCGCCATGAGCGACGCGGTGGTGGTGATTGAGGCCTCGCTTCAGTCCGGCTCGTTGATTACCGCCAATATGGCGCTGGAAATGGGCAAGGAGATTTTCGCCGTACCCGGCTTCCCTACCGACTCGCGGCATCATGGCGCCAATCACCTTATTAAACATGGGGCGAACCTGCTGGAATCGCACCAAGAGATACTCGATTTTCTGGCTAACCGGCGCGTTTCTGTACCTATGGTACAGGCTGCGGCCATGTCTCCCCCAGCGGCCAATGACGGGGCGGCGGATACCGTAAGGGGTGCAATCCTAGGCGCGCTGTCGTCTACCCCGGTTTCCATTGACGAACTGGCCAAAGCGTGCCAACTATCCATCCCCGCCACGGTGGCGGAATTGATAAAATTAGAGCTGGACGGACAGATCGAACGACTGCCAGGCCAGCGCGTGATGCGGGCAGGACGATAA